The following is a genomic window from Sciurus carolinensis chromosome 3, mSciCar1.2, whole genome shotgun sequence.
CCCACCTCCTGGCTGCCTGGCCTGCCCTCCCATCGTGTTTCAACCCCGCCTCTATTTGCAATTGGGCCTTAAGGGTGCAGACAGGGGCAGGCGCTGGGGACCAGAAAGCTCCCAGGATTGATGGCAGGAGTGGGAGTGTGGGGGAGCGCCTATGGGAGCTGGGTTGTGTTTAAGGTGGAAATCATTTATGCAAAGGCTCTCTCtgctcaccctccctccctcttcccataACTCTCCTAAATCAATTATGAGGGCAGGAGCCCTATGAGCTCAAAGGCTTAAGCCTGGATAAAGATTAACTTTTATTAAGTCGAATATAATTAAAGTAAGTAccatttaattacttttttcccTGATATTTCATCCAGAGTTAAAACACCATTATGACTTTTAGAAAgtataaatcaagaaaataaatacttgtatttttttaaaccatggatTCTACTTTAGGAAACTGCATTGAAGAAAAACTCAAGACAAAGATTAGCTGGTTGTGGTGATAtatcctgtaatctcagctactcaggatgctgaggcaggaggattgccaagttcaaggccagcctaaacAACTGacccagaccctgtctcaaagtaaaataaaaagggctggggatgtagctcagtggtagagtgcccctgagttcaatccccagtacaaaacaacaGCACCCACAAAACCCTTAAAGATTGGTGCAGAAGGATGTTATCTGcagcattctttcttctttttccttttttcttttttccctctctctcacactGACTTCCTAGTTGATTATtacatcccagtggcttgggaggctaaggcaggaggattgcaagttcaaagccagcctcagcaacttagcagggccctaagcaattcagcaagaccctctgtctaaataaaatacaaaacagggctggggatgtggctcattggttaagtgcccctgggttcaattcctggtattaaaaaaaaaaaaaaaaaaaaaaaattagtggtttctctcttctctttctcacttccccACAGTCCCTCTCTTTGACTTGGGACCACATGGCAGGTCCACTCTGAGTCCTATCATATCTGTCTCCCAAGAGTCCTTGACCTGTGGACTGCTCTGGAAGGAATGTTGACCCAGTGAGGCTGATTCCTAATTTCTGACTCACCAGAGACTCCCCCACTCAGAACCCAGAGTGCAACGGAACCGAGGCCGCCGCTTACCGTCCTCATGCTGGAGCTCTCCAAGGACCACGTACAAGGAGCCCACCTGGGCCTGGAACGGCTCCACCAACTTGGTACAGACAAGAACCTGATGCTGATCAGATCCGTGCAGGGCCCTGAGGGTCACCCGGGACTGGGTCACGTCATAGAGGCACAACCTGGAGAGCGGAGGAAGCGAGATCGTTTCTATCCATAGGTGAAACCAGCCACAGAACTCAAAAGGTTTGAGGAGGCCAATAAATCTGGAAATCCATGGCCACCCTCAATCCttccaagaaaaacagagaaatgacAAATGAGAACAAATGCTTCAGTCTCTGTTATAAAGCAGGAGAtgactgtattttcattttcttccccttgttttaaattttcttaatagtATCTTGTGATGAGCACAATCATTTAATCTTGTTGGCAACCAtgtattcacttttttttcttttatggttttttgCTTTCTGAGGTCTTAGCTGAGATCTCTGCCCATCACTAGGACACTGTGAAGGTGTTCTTGGTTATTTCTGGACATTTCGTAGTTTTAACTTGTATTTCTGTGACATAGTGcaaatattattcttttgtaTGTTGTGAGGTAGGGATcaagttgtttttcttccttaaaaataacCAGTAATTCCAGCACCATCTATTGAAACAACTCTCCTTTTTCCACTAAATTAAAACTGATAACTTTATCAAAAACcattaaagagggctggggagatagctcagctggtagagtgcttgccttgcaagcacaaggccctgagttcgatccccagtaccacaaaaaaaaaaaaaaaaaaaaaaaaaaaaaaaaaaaaaaaaactattgcaCAGTCATGTTCACCAAATGACAGGATATGTTCTGAGAAGTGAGTCGCTAGGCAATTTGTGCAGACATCATAGGGCACGCTTACACAACCAGGTGGCTGCCTACCACTACGTCCGGTAGCCTCTTGCTCCTGGCTACACACCTGTACCAGGTTACTGTGCTGAATATGTAGGCAACTGTCACTCAATAGTAAGTATTTGTGGACCTAAACATATCTAGACCTGGAAAAGGTGCAGTAAAAATATGAAGTGATCGTAATTTTCTGGTTCCATTACTCCAATATAATCTTGTGGGGGTTGCTGTTCTGGGGACTGTACCCAGGggggctctaccattgagctatatgcccagccttcttgtttctttctgtttttagaggcaggatcttgctaagtggtTGTAACTGGCCTTagacttctgatcctcctgcttcagcctcctaagtagctgtgattataggcatgcaccactgcacccagctccattataatcttatgggaccctCATATAAAATCTGctgatgagggctggggttgtggctcagtggtagagcacttgcctagcatgtatgaggcatggggttcaattcttagcaccgcatataaagaaaataaaggtccactgacaactaaaaaaaaattttaaaaaatctgttgttGACTCATATGTTATGCCATATAAGATGGTATATTTAGACAGTGAAATAAATGAACCTATTAAAAATGTAATGATGTAGATGTATACATGTGGCAAGGAAGTAGGTCCAGCACTTGCAGGTATGTTAGTAAATAAATGGTACAAATAGTAATACAATAAGACCTCGTCTAGGCTAAAATATGTCCTCAGATGTGTACACATATATCCCAAGATGGTCCcaaatgatttgcatttcctgggaTTCACATCTTCATGCAGTGGTCTACCATGCTGAATAGGGCTGCTCTGCGTAACCAGAAGGATCCTGCAGGAATGACAGAGAGTGACTTCTGACTCTATGTCATAAAATACATAGTGGCTTCCACCTTGCTCTGTCTCTTGGATCACTCGTTCTGAGAGAGACAGCTGTTATAAGGAACCTCATGCAGACCTATAGAGAAAGTCACATTGTTGGGGGCTGAGTCTTCCTGCCAAGAGCCAGCAACAATTTGACAGCCATGTGTAAGAGTCACCCTGGAAGCAGATTCTCCAGTTCACCAAGGAACAAACGGCAACCATGGCCAACATCTGGGCTGCAACCTCAAGAGAGACCTGAGCCAGATCTGCCCAGTTAAGCCACCCTTGAACTTCTAACTCATActaactgtgagataataaaggTCGGTTGAGATTTGGGGGCGgttactagggatttaacccaggggtgctttaccactgagctacaccctcagcctttaaattttttttttttttttttaatttcaaaacaggatttccttaagttgcttagggcctcactaaattgctgaggctctccttgaacttgggatcctcctgcttcagcatcccaagccactgggattacaggtgtgtgccatcataccCTGCTAAGGCACTATATTTGACAGTGATTTGTTATACTGAATATGTAACCAACCgagtatacatgtatatacatatattgccACCCAGatatatgtatatccataaatATGAACATGCAAAAGTATATAAAGATAATCACAAAATATTAGCAGTAGTTAGCTGGGCAATGGGATTATAAGTGATTTTGCTTTCTTTACTCTTTTGTGAACTGTCCATATTTTTTACAATGAATACATAttcattttcagcattttttataGACAAAATGATATAAAACTACTGTAATTGCTTTATTTTCAGGGGGAAGACATTAAACATTCCCCCTCCCACCATGTGAAAAGACCAACTTTCTCACCTGCCAAATGTTCTCAGGGTGCCCCCGTCAGGAACCTGGCCAGCACTGACCTCCCAGGGGAAGTAATAGATCCCAGGTTTGGGTAGCATTGTTGGTTTCTGTAACAAAATGGGATGGATTTTTTGAAGACTCCTGATAAATCAAGCAGAGCACAAGACAGACCCACAGATGCACAAGACGAGCAACAACATCTGGAAGACTAGTTCTAGTGGGGAAAGAGACACACTTAAAAACAGTTtgggcgggctggggagatagctcagctggtagagtacttgcctcacaatcacaaggccctgagtttgatccccagtaccgcaaaaaaaaaaaaaaaaaaaaaaaaaaaaacagtttgggtgcacgcctgtaatcctaacaatttgagaggctgaagcagcaggattgagttcaaagtcagcctcagcaacttagtgagacccagcctcaaaataaaaaaataaaaagggctagggatgtagctcagtggttaaatacccctgggttcattccctggtagcaaaatttttttttgctaggTTATGAATTCacataaaacatacacacacacatacacacgcgcgcacacacacacacacacacacacacacacacaccatgtggAGAAGTACTGCCTCCTACTCCAATCTCAATGCATCCCATTCCCTACCAATGCCAGAAAGCATGGGTCTGTAAAGAGCAGACGGTAAGTATTTCCAGCTTCACAGGCTAGAGGATTTTCTCCTTATATGaggttttctttcaaatattagaGAACTGGATGGGcctggtgacacatacctgtaatcccagcaacttaggaggctgaggcaggaggatcacaagaccaaggccagccttagcacttagcaagactcttgtctcaaaataagaactaaaaaaattaaaaaatataaaagggttggggatgtagctcagtggtagagcatccctgggttcaatccccagtaccacaaaatataaaataaatgtcagagaACTGGGGATTTAGGGATAATTAATTGTTCAATGACCAAAGAGTCCTGAAAGCAAGAGTCTTCAACTATTTCTGGATAGGACAAGCACACAGAGATAGGAATGAagataaacaataatgaaataaGCATAAAATCCCTGTAGAAAATAGATGACACAGTCTTAGCCCAGAAGTTAAATATAACCTCGATACTTGCACAATCGGTGTTATTACCCTCTAACAAGGAGGTCACTGGACAGTGTTGCAAGTCAATGTGCAATGGACATTTTGAGAAGCTGCCAAGAATAGGCTTGGTTTGTGCAGCTCAGGAGCAACTGGCTGAGTCTCAGCTGACCCCATCCCCCTAAAGGTGCATGTTGTGAATTGCTGTGGCCGGGGAGCATAACTGTCAGTCACTAGACACGAGACAGCCTCCTAACCGCCTCCAGCGTGACAGaagcaaaaactgaaagaaaacaaaaatctactaaggagagaaaaaagagcagTGGTCCATTAGGGGTCATGGGGGACAATCCCCTTTGGCCTAGCAAAAAGTTGACACCTGATggctgtggtggcacacacctgtaattccacccTCGGGGCACAGGGAGGAGGATCCTggcctggcaacttagtgaaagcctgtatcaaaataaaagccaaaaattaaaataaagaaaaaaaaagggctggagatagagCTCAGTGATGGAGAccttctgggttcagtccccagtcctgccaaaaaaaaaaaatgggataggCAGGTAGCTttgtggtaaaatgcccctgggttcaaaccccagtactgttaaaaaaaaaaaaaaaaaaaaaaaagctgatacttcagaagatttttttaagtaattttacaCCCTCAAGTACCATATATATTGTAAACTAAACATAAGTACACACAACATGTCACtatattatatttacatttatttaaaaactcatcATACAGTAGGATCAACTCTTTGGgagcatatatttttataagttttaattcatcaatttttaaaaattacaattcttTGTTAGCCTATATTGCACAATGAGTTTCAAGGTAAAACTCGGGTTATATGACATGTTTTGAACTATGACCTCAAAGAGCAATACCCCAGGGTCTCCAGCCTGGAGATGGCTTGCAGTGTGGCCGTGAAGCTGCCAACATCACAGCCCTAGTAAGTCCCCTTTCATACatcttaaaaacatttcattttagctgggcacacctgtaatcccagaggctcaggaggctgaggcaggaggatcgcaagttccagtccagcctcagcaacccagggaggcccaaagcaactcagcaagaccctgtctccaaaaaaaaaaaaaaaaaaaaaagggctgggatgtggctcagtggttaagcagccctgggttcaatccctggtacaaaaaaaaaaaaaaaatccaaataaaaggGTTATTTTCCTGtgcctttattttaaatattttttcaaagacagagtttaaattttttttttttagttgtagttgcaCACAATatccttgtttatttatttatttttatgtggtgctgaggatcaaacccactacctcacacgtactaggctagcgctctaccactgagccacaacacccacccacacattttttttttttttgatggtgctggggattgaacccaggaccttgtgcttttgaggcaggcactctaccaactaagctctctccccagcccgcccacacagtttttaaagttttttttttagttgtagatggacacactacctttattttatttatttatgtggtgctgaggattgaacccggtgccCCAAACATTcaaggcaagtgccctaccactgagtcacaaccccaggccccacgcagagttttatttaggaaagtagatacatattcaaaGAATAGGGGCGATCTTGAGAGAGGTCTTTGGGATAAAGTAaagaatacacattcaagggagaaagTGGGCTATCTGCAGAGGAAGAGGCAGCCctgtgcctttatttatttatttttattttgggtattttcttttctgttttggaactggggatcaaatccagggcttcccAAATGCGAAGCAAGCACtttgacactgagctacatcccagcctatttctggtactggggattgatcccaggcgttttaccactgagcaacaatcccagccccccagtccttattaatttttattttgagacagggtctcactaagttgcccaggctgtcctccaatttacgatcctcctgcctcagcctcccaagtggctggaattacaagtgtgcaccaccatgcccagctgtgcctttaaaaattttgcaaCCACTAGAATAAAGACAGATTTGGGGGCTAATCATCAATGGATGCTAAAAATACTAGGAAAATCTGATAAGAAATAGGTCTCCCTAGGGACTTCTTATTAATTACAAAGGGGAAAAGGATCCACTTCCTGGTAGAGAAACTCAGCAAATACGGCTATTGTGGACCTCCTGATAAATACTGAGGAAGGCACATCACTTCTGTTGGTATTCCTGCCAAAATGTGTCACCTGAATGTAAGAAATGACAGACAAGTCTGAGTCGGGGGACACAGTTGGAAACAAGCTTCTATAATCCAAAAGCGCCACAGTTACAGCAAAGGGTTCCAGTGAAAAGAGAGCAAAATAACAAGACAACTGTCATGGACTGCAGCGTGTCCTCTCAAAAAGACCTGGTGGAGAAGGCTCAGGGCCTCAGAATGTCCCTCCCAGTGAGACAGGTCTTTGCGGAGGTCACCAAGTTAACACAAGGTCCTCAGGATGGTTCTAACCCAGCAGGagtagtgtccttataaaaagggacAATCTGGACATAGAGACAGACACAATACCAGAAGGCCAAGTGAAAACGAAGGCAGAGGGGGGTGATGTGAATATGGCCAAGGGATGCCAAGGACTGCCAGCAAGTCACCAGACActggggctggggaagtagctcagtggtaaggtgcttgcctggcatgcatgagactctgggttcaaatcccagcactacaacacacacatacacacacacaaaatcacatCGCCAGGggctagggctggggctcagtggcagagtgcttgcctagcatgtgtgaggcactgggttcaattctcagcaccacatataaataaacaaattaaataaaggtccatcaacaataaaaaatattttttaaaaaaatcccatcaCCAGAAGCCTTTTAAAGGCAAGTCCtggaacagattctccctcacAGCCTCAGAGGAACCCACTCTGGACAACTTGATCCCAGACTTTACCCACCAGAACTGAGACAATAACTTCTGCCGTTTAAGTCTCCCAGTCCATAGCACTTTGTTACAACATTCCTAGGAAACCAACACCACAGAATATCATTTATGATTCTGGACTAGACCTTAggctggaagggaaaaaaaaaaaaaaacgtggtAAAGGTCATTAATGGACAATTGTAAAAGAACTCATTTCAAAGAACGCAGATTAGATAATAGTATTATATCAGTGTTACATTATCTTGTGTTGGTGACCTTGTTTTTAGAACTGGTTCTTATGAGTAAAGGATCAAGATTTTTATCCTGTTTtctcaaatggttcagaaaacaaaaagcaagcgGATAAGAGTTGACCCAGCAGCTATGGCAAAAAGTTAACTAGTAAATCTGGGTGAAAGGTATGTTGATTCTTCATTCTCCAATTCTTGAatgggtttgaaaatattttgtaataaaaagaCAAAGCTCACCAGATCCAGCTTTCCAGTTAAGCTGCACCACTCGATGCTGAGTTTACTATCATTACATCCAGAGTGGCGAAGGACGGAAATTCCACAGTTTAAGGATGTCAAGTGGCTTTATTTTCCATTCTAGAATCAGGCACTGCTGCATTCCATGGCACAGAATAAGTGTTCTGAGCAGCAGAGGTGGCCTGAaaaaagacagaagcagagaagggctggaaaaaaagaaacaaagaccagAAAAGATTGGTCATTTCAGAGTCGCTTTTCTCCTAAGGCAGGGACAGGGAGACAGACCAAAAGAAAGGTAGTTGATAGGTTAACTTCAAGGTTACTTTTTGTAAGGATTAAGGGAACCTGCAGATTAAGGCAGAGGGAATCTCTGTCATGCTGTTGGCCTGTTTGGGAATGGCTGTTGACTTCATTCTCCTGATTTCAGATGTTCAGGTAACAACTCAGTGTCCATCTGGTGGTGCAGATCTTTAGCATGGGTGattccattttaatatttggtCTGGCCTGTGGGGCCTCAGTGCAGGAGCCAAAATTGTGGCCagctctaatttttctttaacaacGACAACTGACTTTCTAGAATATCAGGACTGGAAGAGTCTTCTGTTGAGCACCTTCTGTAGGACACGGTCTTTGCACtgacccattttcttttcttgttttaattttgttctattttttccctttgttttattGTACActgaccatttatttattttcttcttcttcttctttttttttttccttctttctttgcaataccagaattgaacccaagggtctctgctgccactgagctacatccccacgtgtttttgtttcaagacaggatctcactgagttgcccatactggcctcaaactttgatcCTTCTGCTaatctcccaagtaactgggattacactGACCTATTTTCTGAATATGAATAACCATGGGTCACCAGATATCTGGGGATAATTGCAATGTGAAagaaaaacactgataaaatGAATAGCAAAACTGATCTAGGAGGAAATATAAATTGCACAGGGACTGGAAtagaacttcattttaaaattttttgtggtcagccaggtgcagtgacacatgcctgcaatctcagcggcttgggaggttgaggcaggaggaggatctagagttcaaagccagcctcagcaaaaattgaagcactgagcaactcaatgagatcctgtctctaaataaaaatacacaaaacaggactgggggtaggactcagtggtcaagtgtccctgagttaaatacctggtaccaaaaaaaaaaaaaaaagctacatctctagtcccccccttttttttttttaagttgtcagtgggccttcattattatttttttaatttatatgtggtgctgacaatcgaACCCAGAACCCAGtgcatcatgcatgctaggcaagcactctaccactgaaccacaaccatcctgagtcctttttatttttcagtttgagacagagtctcattaagttgtagaggctggtctcaaactgagggtcctcccacctcagtttcccgagttgctgggattaccggtgcGTGCCTactgagccgctgggattgtaGATCTGcctcaccatgcccagcagtccTCCGATTTTAAACACCACCTCGGATCCTGTCCCTCGCAGTCCCTGACAGTGTCACTGTGCTCCATTTGCTTAAACCTAGGATCATTCTAGatgtctccctttctctcatgTCCCCATTCAATCCAAGCCAGCTATTGAAGCTGCCCCCTTCACTCTGTCTCCCTGGTCACCAGACCATCTAAGACTTTACCATCTTTAtaactgttctttttctttctattttcatccTGCTACATTCATTCTCTTCACGACAACCAGAGCAATgttttaaactggaaaaaaatgctttagggagttttttttgttgttgtttttgttttttttttgccaaacCTCAAGTCTGAGAGTCTAACAAACCTCCAGATGTTAACCAATAATATACAGAAAGTTCAGGAACAGAGGAATATGTCAAAGACACCACAGAGAGTGGAAAAATACAGATTGTGGGACATTTCACAGGCAAAAGGATCtagtttcttcaaaaaataaattgaagggaaaaaaaaaggtgtacaGGGGAAACCTATATACTGTTACGATTCATACCCACCCACTGCAACTTGTGGACTCTGTGTGGACCCAGATTTGAACAAAGTGACTGTCCCTCATCTTTTAATGGAGGAaatttgtttattgattgggtctgTGATGACATTAAGGAACTTTAGTTAAGATTTCCAAATGTGATAActgtattgaaataaaaatagtttaaacatAACATACTGAATCTATTTATGGATAACCTCCAGAACTTGCATAAAATTAATGTGATGACTAGTTGATCATGGTGGAACCTGGGTACAGAGGCCATgcagaattcactgtggtattccTCCTACtttacatgtttaaaaatgtCAATCAGATCACATGACTCCCTGTTGAAAATCTATGAAAGGTGTCCAGTGATAATGACTAGAATTGACAGCCTTTACCTTGGCCCACTATTAATGGGCACACTACCATGTGGGGTCCTCTCCGGCCTGCCTTTCTGCCCTCTTTGCCTTCCCCTTCCTCAGCACACCTCAGGTCCTGGACCTGCACTTTCCCCGAGATGAGATCAGGTTTTCCAAGATCTTCACACAGCTGGTTCCTTTCTTTCAGGTCTCAGTTCAAACACCTCTTCCTCAGTGAGGCCTCCCCTGTCCACCCCACCTAAGCTAGAATTCTCCCATACCCCCTCTACCCATCACCTGgatctatttcatttttagtttactaAACAACTGGATTTCAAACAgcatagttttttgtttgtttggctttttttgcagtgctggggatcaaacccaggaccgtgtgcatgggaggcaggcactctaccaaccgagctatagcCCTAgctcagtttttttgtttttttgtgtgtttaaacgCCACCAACTAGACTGCATGCAGCTCTAGGAGGGGGATTCCAAAGCTTCATTCCCTGCTGTGTCCCCTGTGCTTCCCACAGGACCTGGgacattattaaatattcatgGAATGGGTGAAGAGATTCATCGAGaggaaagcaaaaaccaaaagcaCCTGCCCCCACACTCAGCCTGGACACTGAGAACCAAAGCTACACCTTCTTCCTTACTGGAGCATCAACAGCCTGTCTGCCCAGAGATTCTTTCAATTCCCTTAACTTGCTGTCTCCAATAATTTTAGACTATGGTTCTTGCCCACTCAAAATCAAGACCCAGAACTGAAAAACCTGCCTTAAACCAATCTTTCAAGTCTCAATGAATTCTAGCCTTTCCATTTCCCCTGAGGCACTGTCAAAGTCTTGCCAGGTAGCAGTGCCCCCCTTTATCCAGTAAGCAATAAACTCAGCTTTATCTTACCAACAGCTTGTTTTGGTTCTATTTGTAGTgccagcagttttttttttttttttcccttaaggttttttgtttgttgtttgtttgacTGGGATTGAccccagtggcactttaccactgagttacatccccagcctcttttatattttattttgaggcagggcctcactatttgctgaggttggcctctaagttgtgatcttcctgcctcagccttcggagTTGCCACCATAACCAGCAATGGAGTgccaacttttatttatttatttatttatttttgggccgtgctggggatggaacccagggcctcacgcttgcaaggcaagcactctaccaactgagctatctccccaacccctggaGTGGCAACTTTTGACAAGAGTAATAAAATCAACAATAACTTGAAGGAATAATGTTTAGTA
Proteins encoded in this region:
- the Ten1 gene encoding CST complex subunit TEN1; the protein is MLPKPGIYYFPWEVSAGQVPDGGTLRTFGRLCLYDVTQSRVTLRALHGSDQHQVLVCTKLVEPFQAQVGSLYVVLGELQHEDDVGSVVKARVLTCVEGMNLPLLERAIQEQRLYQRERGSQEEAGAPSSPPPTPEAKP